Below is a window of Clavibacter michiganensis subsp. tessellarius DNA.
AGCAACCCCCGCGTGGCGCTGCAGCACCTGGCCGAGACCTACGCCCCCGGCGACACGGACTTCGCCTGGACGCGCCTCACGCTGTGGCGGGCCCTGCTCGCGGCGGTGCTCGACCAGCCGCCGTACGAGCCCGTCACGCAGGTGGAGGTGTCCGGCGCCGCCGACTCCCCCTCCACCGTGCTCCTTGCCGCGTGGCTGGGGCTGCAGCTGCAGGTCCCCGTGCTGCACGAGGTCACCACGCGGGCCACCGGCTCCAGCGGCATCCACGGCGTGCGGCTCCACCGCGCGTCGGGCGTGATCGACCTCGACCGGCCGATCGCGAACGTGGCGACGCTCAAGCAGCCGAACCAGCCCACGCACGACGTGAGCCTCCCGCGCCGGAGCCTCCGCGACTGCCTGGCCGAGGAGCTGCGGCGCCTGGACCCGGACTCCCTCTACGGGGACGTGATCCGTCACGGACTCGAGCGGTCCACCGCGGGCCAGGGCTACATCACCGCGTCCACCACCGCAGGGAAGGACTCGGCCGACCGATGACGAACGACCGCAGGGTGCT
It encodes the following:
- a CDS encoding glucose-6-phosphate dehydrogenase assembly protein OpcA, which gives rise to MRVDLPNTTTAKISKALVKIREEGGAVALGRVLTLVISTTLGSEEEAIEAANDASREHPMRVIVISTERGAARETTTESARVDAEIRVGGDAGASEVVVLRVYGAAAEDEESLVTGLLLPDAPVVAWWPHDAPAVVSQSPLGRIAQRRITDSSTSSNPRVALQHLAETYAPGDTDFAWTRLTLWRALLAAVLDQPPYEPVTQVEVSGAADSPSTVLLAAWLGLQLQVPVLHEVTTRATGSSGIHGVRLHRASGVIDLDRPIANVATLKQPNQPTHDVSLPRRSLRDCLAEELRRLDPDSLYGDVIRHGLERSTAGQGYITASTTAGKDSADR